The genomic window TACCTTTTTTAGCAGTCTTGGGAGGAATTGTATGGACTTCAGCCATAATGCTCTCCACTTGGGCAGCCTCTTCTACTTTCTGGAAGTAGACAAATAAGAGTGAAGAGCGACTGTGGGTGGGTGGCACTTCCTGTGGTGTCAAAACCATGGCCAGACTTAAAAACCGACAGTTGATTAAATATTCCATTTTAATTTAGAAAACCCACCTTGGCATCCTCCACTGGTGACACGGGTGACTTTGGTTTCTCTGACCCTGAAGGGATAAAGGAGAAGTGTCCGTTTGTCAGATAAAACAACATATCTCTAACCCACCTTTCATCAAATCAAAagtaaatcaaatgttatttgtcacatgcaccgaatacaacaggtgtagaccttacaggtgtagcccttaaccaacaatgtagttaagaaaaataagagttaagaaaatattaactaaataaaccgaagtaaaaaaatatatagaaaagtaacacaataaaataacaataacgaggctatatacagggggtacaggaacagagtcaatgtgcgggttacaggttagtcgaggtaatatgtacacgtaggtaggggtaaagtgactacgcatagataataaacagcgagtagcagcagtgtaaaaacaaaggggggggtcaatgtaaatagtccgggtagtcatttgattaactgttcagcagtcttatggcttggtgtataagctgttaaggagccttttggacctagacttggcgctctggtaccgcttgctgtgcggtagcagagagaacagtctatgagagAACAGTCTGGTGCATGCTTCTTcacttagctagccagctaatttACCACAATGCTCAAGCCAGTTCATCTGTCTCACTGCCTTTGGCAGCTTGATCACAGCCATGTTGTAGAAGTTGTCTGCATCTTTCAGGAGGCTGtttgtcctctccttcagccttTCAACTACGGTTTTCACTACAAAGACAAAGTGTGGTTGGAAAGGTTAGACAAAAGTGAACATTCACAAACGTTGTTTTCTGTTCATATTATGGCTATCAGTTAACCATACCCTCACTGTCGAAATCTTCGAGAAATGCCTCCAATTTGTCCAATTTGGGGTTTTTACGTTGTTTGGTCGTCCTCTTTGGTCTTCCCATTATGACTCTGTACATTGGTAACGTACAGTAAATTAGTAATAGTGTTTGGGCTAGCAAAGCGGGTAAAAAATGTTGCTAGTAGTagcactagctagctaatgttagttagcCCTTTTCCGGAAATGTTGTtagataacgttagctaggctatgtTAACGTTAGCTATCCATGGCATGcatcgctagctaacgttacattacTAGTAGTTAGCCAGATTGAAGCTACTCCGTTTCAAAAGTTACTGTTTCACATCAGATTTCAAATACATAAAATGCAATGTTATTCTAAACATTGAGGTTGTTTGACATATTTAATTTCATTAAGATTTACCTGGCgatgttttctttctttctttcctagTTAGCGAACTAATTCTGCTCCCTCTCTTTCCAGTTGGCGAAATTTTCAAATTTCCACGCAGACGCAGAAAGTGCATGAGATCAGCCAATAAGGATACGCTTTTGCTTGGCATCATTTTTTTACCTATAATTTTGAAGAACGTCCATGTTTACGTCACTTGATCGGAAACGTAATAAAATAACGTGAGAAATGTTGACTGGAAAAGTGACAGTAATTTTGGTCATTTTGAAGGGTATCGTCAGTGTTTTTACTTGAgtttaatgttttatttatttcgcCTTACAGATCGCTTTGTATCATTATTATTCCAGCAAATAATTGTGTTGTCTTTTTTCATCAGCCACATGGGTTTCTCTGTTCTGAGTTGTAATGTGTGCTAGCTAAATGTCGACGCCTGGGTTATTGCCGCTTTACTAAGTATTGAAAAAATGTTTTCAAAGCTAGGAGAACAATCAGAAAGTATGGAATTCCGTGTTGGCTGAATGCAAGCCTTTAATGGTTTCACTTGGAAACCTCGAAGAGCAGTTGAGGGCGTTTCAAAAGATCCAAAACGCCAACACCGCTCTTCACAACTTTCCTGATCTGCACCAGCATCTTCACTTCAAGCTCCTACAGGCAGCGGACATCGTTTTGGGTGCCCCGCTTATTTCTTACAGGTGTTCTCTCCAGTCTGTGCGAGATGCTATCAGTAATCAGGTGTCTGGTGCGTTCCAGTTGTATGAGCAGAATATAGACACTGGGGATCTATTCtcttacaactagatgtgatgcctagcttagaaagaatacattaatgattaaacataataggtttgtgctgtactgatatagattgtttaacataacaagctgtgatttaatgtgaggaaccgttagggggtaggctgagataggcttgtgactcacacacactgcctctttgttaaactgctcaaggacatgtgtactgctacaatgaagaagaacaaactgtttgaggttgctgactcgagacaagttgtaaagataacaactaatgccctgcaacagtgaagcgccaaggggctgggaccagcctgagcgccaacgataggttgggtaagtttaaaccacacccagcctctattctgacaggcccagcagggagcgggaactatctctgtcagagtatttaaagaagaacttataacaatagcTCAGTCTGCCCTGCatggtttttcagtgggcccgtatatacgaacatcatatttaccattcaagtgtttgcattaattaaaacaCTAGTATATCTTAAAAGACGTGTGTTCACCTCTTTTGTTCCTTATACCAGATTcgaattgacgcaacttgacaACACCCTTGCTACCTGCACCCAGAGATTTGCAGTCGCTCCATCCATCGCTGACATGTTGGAGTGGCTTCAGGATGCGGAGCGTTACTATCCTCAACAGTATCCTTTCTGTGTCACTGTATTACTGTACCATTTCTAAGGATGCACAAGAAATTGTAATTGTGAGCAATTTATTGTGGGTATGCAACTAGACTGCATACTGCTGAGGAAGGCTTGATGCTGAAACGCATGACTTCAGTGTGTGGCATTATAAATATTGAAATCTACCAGTAGGTAAAGGTTGTCCTACTGTTGATTTGTGTGAGAAAGATAGTTTTCCTCATCTACATGCACAGGTTTCTGAGAAGAAAGAATGTGCTGACACACTGAGGGCTGATGACCTCTCCCTTCTGGAAACTGCTCCCAAGAGATGGGAGTCCCTGAAAACAATGAGTGAAGAAGAGAGCATATCAAGTAAACCTATCTATGGTGCTCTATTTTCCATatatacagttccttcagaaagtattcacaccctttgacttttttcccattttgttgttacaaagtgggattaaaatggatttaattgtcctttttgtcaacgatctacacaaaattgtCCTGCAGAAAGGGgagtttgtctcccagtgtcagttggaaagcagacggaaccaagtttttcctctaggattttgcctgtgcttagctctattccatttattcttatcctgaaaaactccctagtccttgccgatgacaagtatacccataacttGATGCAGCCAGCAACATGCTTGAAAATGCCAtattacaaacaggatgcatgtttttgaatatttttattctgtacaggcttccttcttttcactctgtcgttTGTTAGTATTGTCGAGTAACTacgatgttgttgatccatcctcagttacagttgaagtcggaagtttacatacacttaggttggagtcattaaaactagtttttcaaccactccacaaatgtcttgttaacaaactatagttttggcaagtcggttagcacatctactttgtgcatgacacaagtaatttttccaacaattgtttacagacagattatttcacttataattcactgtatcacaattccagtgagtcagatgtttacatacactaagttgactgtgcctttaaacagcttggaaaattccagaaaaggatgtcatggctttagaagcttctgataggctaatttacataatttgagtcaattggaggtgtacctgtgtatgtatttcaaggcctaccttaaactcagtgcctctttgcttgacatcatgggaaaatcaaaagaaatcagccaagacctcagaaaaaaaattgtacacctccacaagtctggttcatccttgggatacatttccaaacgcctgaaggtactacgttcatctgtacaaacaatagtgcgcaagtataaacaccatgggaccacgcagccgtcataccgctcaggaagtatacgcattctgtctcctaaagatgaacgtactttggtgcgaaaagtgcaaataaatcccagaacagcagcaaaggaccttgtgaagatgctggaggaaacgagtacaaaagtatctatatccccagtaaaacaagtcctatatcgacataacctaaaaggccgctcagcaaggaagaagccactgctccaaaaccgccataaaaaagccagaatacggtttgcaactgcacatggggacaaagatcgtactttttggagaaatgtcctctggtgtaatgaaacagaaatagaactgtttggccataatgaccatcgttatgtttggaggaaaaagggggggtccttgcaagccgaagaacaccatcccaaccgtgtagcacgggggtggcagcatcatgctgtgggggtgctttgctgcaggagggactggtgcacttcacaaaatagatggcatcatgaggaaggaaaattatgtggatatattgaagcaacatctcaagacatcagtcaagaagttaaagcttggtcgcaaatgggtcttccaaatggacaatgaccccaagcatacttccaaagttgtggcaaaatggcttaaggacaacaaagtcaaggtattggagtggccatcacaaagccctgacctcaatcctatagaaaatgtgtgggcagaactgaaaaggcttgtgcgagcaaggaggcctacaaacctgactccgttacaccagctctgtcaggaggaatg from Coregonus clupeaformis isolate EN_2021a chromosome 17, ASM2061545v1, whole genome shotgun sequence includes these protein-coding regions:
- the LOC121585757 gene encoding uncharacterized protein C1orf109-like yields the protein MLTGKVTENNQKVWNSVLAECKPLMVSLGNLEEQLRAFQKIQNANTALHNFPDLHQHLHFKLLQAADIVLGAPLISYRCSLQSVRDAISNQVSGAFQLYEQNIDTGDLFSYNYSVCPAWFFSGPVYTNIIFTIQVFALIKTLVYLKRRVFTSFVPYTRFELTQLDNTLATCTQRFAVAPSIADMLEWLQDAERYYPQQYPFCVTVSEKKECADTLRADDLSLLETAPKRWESLKTMSEEESISSKPIYGALFSIYTVPSES